A genomic region of Bacteroidota bacterium contains the following coding sequences:
- the fahA gene encoding fumarylacetoacetase has translation MSTTNTHLLKSWIPYDESCDFTIYNIPFGIIETSKGNTHLATIIGDTVIDLAVMHQLGYFEGYALQKAQVESRFLNEFIALGKQTTSAIRNRIIELFSEGNKQLASNEAHCKQVLLAAADCKLLIPVKVNNYTDFYSSIEHATNVGTMFRDPKNALLPNWKHIPIGYHGRASSIVVSGTNFHRPKGQTKAADAELPEFGPCKMLDFELEMAFVVGKETQLGETIAIDASNEYIFGMLLFNDWSARDMQTWEYVPLGPFLAKNFASTVSPWLVTMEALAPFKVPQPIQEPKVLPYLQSSESNNNIDIHLQVAIQPEMGAEKVVSNSNFKYMYWSMNQQLTHHASNGCNIQIGDMYASGTISGPTEDSYGSMLELTWRGTKPITMPDGSQRKFIMDGDTVKMRGYCSKNGIRVGFGEVSAKVLPATK, from the coding sequence ATGTCAACTACAAATACACACTTGCTTAAAAGTTGGATTCCTTATGACGAATCCTGCGATTTTACAATTTACAATATACCTTTCGGAATAATTGAAACATCCAAAGGAAACACACATCTCGCTACTATTATTGGCGATACTGTAATAGACCTTGCCGTAATGCACCAATTAGGGTATTTTGAAGGCTATGCTTTGCAAAAAGCACAAGTAGAATCTCGGTTTTTAAATGAGTTCATTGCTTTAGGAAAACAAACAACTTCAGCAATTAGAAATAGAATAATTGAATTATTTAGTGAAGGCAACAAACAATTAGCATCCAACGAAGCGCATTGTAAACAGGTATTGTTGGCAGCGGCCGATTGCAAATTACTGATTCCTGTTAAGGTAAATAACTACACCGATTTTTATTCTAGTATCGAACATGCCACCAATGTAGGAACCATGTTTCGTGATCCTAAAAATGCCTTGCTTCCAAATTGGAAACACATACCAATAGGCTATCACGGTCGAGCATCCAGCATTGTAGTTTCAGGTACTAATTTTCACCGACCCAAAGGTCAAACCAAAGCTGCAGATGCTGAATTACCCGAATTTGGTCCTTGTAAAATGCTCGATTTTGAACTGGAAATGGCCTTCGTAGTTGGAAAAGAAACACAGTTAGGCGAAACAATAGCAATCGATGCGAGCAATGAATATATTTTTGGAATGCTGTTGTTTAACGACTGGAGTGCACGCGATATGCAAACATGGGAATACGTGCCATTGGGACCATTTTTAGCCAAAAATTTTGCGAGTACCGTTTCACCTTGGCTGGTTACAATGGAGGCACTTGCACCTTTTAAAGTGCCACAGCCAATTCAGGAACCCAAAGTATTGCCATATTTGCAAAGCAGCGAGTCCAACAACAATATCGACATACATTTACAGGTAGCCATACAACCCGAAATGGGCGCTGAAAAAGTAGTCAGCAATTCCAATTTTAAATACATGTATTGGAGCATGAATCAGCAATTAACGCATCATGCGAGCAATGGTTGCAATATTCAAATTGGCGATATGTATGCTTCAGGCACAATTAGCGGTCCTACCGAAGATTCATACGGTTCAATGCTTGAACTTACATGGCGCGGAACCAAACCCATTACTATGCCCGATGGCTCCCAACGTAAATTTATTATGGATGGCGACACAGTAAAAATGCGTGGATATTGTTCAAAAAATGGAATCAGAGTTGGATTTGGTGAAGTGAGTGCAAAAGTTTTGCCGGCAACTAAATAA